The following are encoded together in the Vicia villosa cultivar HV-30 ecotype Madison, WI unplaced genomic scaffold, Vvil1.0 ctg.000397F_1_1, whole genome shotgun sequence genome:
- the LOC131627708 gene encoding uncharacterized protein LOC131627708: MVFHLLFIFFVYFLVATNSLSSPPSKSKTTLTSNEDVKLFFFKQTLDHFNYLPKSYTKFKQRYYVNFKYWGGANSSAPILVYLGAESEMEMPDEEFLTDYAASLNALLVYIEHRYYGNSVPFGSKDKAYKNANTLGYLNSEQALADYAAVLIDLKNSLHAQESPVIVMGGSYGGMLAAWFRLKYPHVAIGALASSAPLLYFDNITPQSAYYDVVTRDFKEASETCYKFIRNSWSEIDKVASQRNGLSILSQRFNTCYPLEQHDELKNNLKSQYFYSAQFDYPLVMDICKGIDEAAFGSDILSRIYGGVVAFQGNKRCTTNADKYMEDTFNVYEWQRCTEIVMPTGIKGNSTMFQPMPFSFKNYAKKCKKKFGVSPRPHWITTYYGGHNMKLVFRRFGSNIIFSNGLRDPYSSAGVLKNLSDSLVALTTVNGTHCMDLMVASESDSNWLTEQRRKEVEIMHGWIKQYYADIDAVGH; encoded by the exons ATggtttttcatcttcttttcatCTTCTTCGTTTACTTCTTGGTAGCCACAAACTCGTTGTCTAGTCCACCTTCTAAATCCAAAACAACCCTCACTTCAAATGAAgatgttaaattattttttttcaaacaaacTTTGGATCATTTTAACTATCTTCCAAAAAGTTATACAAAGTTTAAACAAAGATATTATGTAAACTTCAAGTATTGGGGTGGTGCTAATTCTAGTGCCCCAATACTTGTCTATTTGGGAGCAGAAAGTGAAATGGAAATGCCAGATGAAGAGTTTTTGACTGATTATGCTGCATCCTTGAATGCTTTACTGGTGTACATTGAG CATCGCTACTACGGTAACTCGGTTCCCTTTGGATCAAAGGACAAGGCATACAAGAATGCAAATACATTGGGCTATTTAAACTCAGAACAAGCCCTAGCAGATTACGCGGCCGTGCTCATAGATTTAAAGAATTCATTACATGCTCAAGAGTCGCCTGTAATCGTGATGGGAGGATCGTATGGCGGAA TGCTTGCTGCATGGTTTAGGCTGAAATATCCCCATGTGGCCATTGGGGCACTGGCATCATCGGCTCCACTCCTATACTTCGACAATATCACACCTCAAAGTGCCTATTATGATGTTGTTACAAGGGATTTTAAA GAAGCGAGTGAGACATGCTATAAATTTATTCGGAACTCTTGGTCTGAAATCGACAAAGTAGCGTCTCAGAGAAATGGTCTTTCCATTCTAAGCCAGAGATTCAACACTTGcta TCCTTTGGAGCAACATGATGAGTTAAAAAATAACCTGAAGAGCCAATATTTCTACTCAGCCCAATTTGATTATCCTCTAGTCATGGATATCTGTAAGGGTATTGATGAAGCTGCTTTTGGAAGCGATATCCTCAGTAGGATATATGGAGGTGTTGTTGCTTTTCAGGGAAACAAGAGATGTACTACTAATGCCGATAAGTATATGGAAGACACATTTAATGTTTATGAGTGGCAG AGATGCACTGAGATAGTGATGCCTACCGGCATAAAAGGAAATTCAACCATGTTTCAACCTATGCCTTTCAGCTTCAAAAACTATGCTAAGAAGTGCAAGAAAAAGTTTGGAGTCTCACCTCGACCTCATTGGATCACTACTTACTATGGAGGTCAT AATATGAAGTTGGTTTTTCGAAGATTTGGTAGCAACATCATATTTTCAAATGGACTTAGAGATCCTTATAGTAGTGCCGG AGTTCTAAAAAACTTATCCGATAGTCTCGTTGCGCTTACTACCGTCAATG gAACTCACTGTATGGATCTTATGGTTGCAAGTGAAAGTGATTCAAATTGGTTGACTGAGCAAAGGAGGAAAGAGGTGGAGATTATGCATGGATGGATTAAACAATATTATGCTGATATTGATGCAGTAGGGCATTGA